From the genome of Virgibacillus siamensis, one region includes:
- the queF gene encoding preQ(1) synthase, whose translation MAGRQDDELTGVSLLGNQGTTYAFDYTPEVLETFDNQHAGRDYFVKFNCPEFTTLCPKTGQPDFGTVYISYIPDVKMVESKSLKLYLFSFRNHGDFHEDCMNIIMDDLIELMDPQYIEVWGKFTPRGGISIDPYCNYGKPGTKFEQMASHRMMNHDMYPEKIDNR comes from the coding sequence ATGGCGGGAAGACAGGATGATGAGTTAACGGGGGTTTCTCTACTGGGAAACCAGGGTACGACTTACGCTTTTGATTATACACCTGAAGTGCTTGAAACATTTGATAATCAGCACGCTGGCAGGGATTATTTTGTGAAATTTAATTGTCCGGAGTTTACGACACTGTGTCCGAAAACCGGCCAGCCGGATTTTGGTACGGTCTATATCAGTTATATTCCGGACGTGAAAATGGTGGAGAGCAAGTCATTGAAATTGTACTTGTTCAGTTTTCGCAATCACGGGGATTTCCATGAGGATTGCATGAACATTATAATGGACGATCTGATTGAATTGATGGATCCGCAGTACATTGAAGTGTGGGGAAAGTTCACACCGCGCGGGGGCATTTCCATTGATCCGTATTGCAACTACGGAAAACCGGGAACCAAATTTGAGCAAATGGCATCACATCGCATGATGAACCATGATATGTATCCGGAAAAAATCGATAATCGATAA